The Allochromatium tepidum genome has a window encoding:
- the lspA gene encoding signal peptidase II gives MKHWLWLSLAILLLDQAGKWMVLLALEPYEVIALMPNVNLTLMFNTGAAFSFLADSGSWQRWFFVALALIVSGVLVGWLLRLPATERLHAAALALIIGGAVGNLIDRALLGHVVDFIQVYLPFIPLAIFNPWPSFNIADSAISIGVVLLLIATLRTEPSRPSQ, from the coding sequence TTGAAACACTGGTTATGGCTCTCGCTGGCGATCCTCTTACTGGATCAGGCCGGCAAATGGATGGTGCTCCTGGCGCTCGAACCCTATGAGGTCATCGCCCTGATGCCCAACGTCAATCTGACCCTCATGTTCAACACAGGCGCGGCCTTCAGCTTCCTGGCCGACTCGGGCAGCTGGCAGCGCTGGTTCTTCGTAGCGTTGGCACTCATCGTCAGCGGCGTACTGGTCGGCTGGCTGCTGCGGCTCCCCGCCACCGAACGCCTGCACGCCGCCGCACTGGCGCTCATCATCGGCGGCGCGGTCGGCAATCTGATCGACCGCGCCCTGCTCGGTCATGTGGTCGACTTCATCCAGGTCTATCTGCCCTTCATCCCGCTGGCGATCTTCAACCCCTGGCCGTCGTTCAACATCGCCGACAGCGCCATCTCCATCGGCGTGGTCCTGCTGCTGATCGCCACCCTGCGCACCGAGCCGTCGCGTCCATCTCAGTGA
- a CDS encoding retropepsin-like aspartic protease family protein, with translation MLMFDLRAPLALLLLALGLPALAQGPVPSTRVEIAAELDRLSTELDFEVRGIEQTTGATGHAGGESLVERLHLLLEDFDHVIVQAPGAGVERVIILGEKAAYVPPPMMVDEGGGSTEAAPASGEAIVLATQRRGTAHLVTLGLEGVSGGAPIQESMLIDTGADRVVLPVSLISSLGLAPDALQNQQVQTANGTVDARVGRLGAIWVGPKRVEDVEVAFMDDQRLGGTSLLGMSLLGRFRMTIDDEKNQLTLLPK, from the coding sequence ATGCTCATGTTCGATCTACGTGCGCCGCTGGCGCTGCTCTTGCTCGCCCTGGGGTTGCCGGCCCTGGCCCAGGGACCGGTCCCCTCGACACGGGTCGAGATCGCCGCCGAACTCGACCGGCTCAGCACCGAACTCGACTTCGAGGTCCGCGGCATCGAGCAGACGACGGGAGCCACGGGACATGCGGGCGGTGAGTCCCTGGTCGAGCGTCTGCATCTGCTGCTGGAGGACTTCGATCATGTGATCGTGCAGGCGCCGGGCGCGGGCGTCGAGCGCGTCATCATCCTCGGCGAGAAGGCCGCCTATGTGCCGCCGCCCATGATGGTGGATGAGGGCGGCGGATCGACGGAAGCGGCGCCCGCGAGCGGAGAGGCGATCGTCCTGGCGACCCAGCGTCGTGGCACCGCGCATCTGGTGACGCTGGGACTGGAGGGGGTATCCGGCGGTGCACCCATCCAGGAGTCGATGCTCATCGACACCGGCGCCGATCGCGTGGTGCTGCCGGTCTCGCTGATCTCCTCGCTGGGACTTGCGCCGGACGCGCTTCAGAATCAACAGGTGCAGACGGCCAACGGCACGGTCGATGCGCGCGTCGGACGTCTGGGGGCTATTTGGGTCGGTCCCAAGCGGGTCGAAGACGTCGAGGTCGCCTTCATGGACGATCAGCGGCTGGGCGGAACCTCGCTGCTCGGCATGAGCCTGCTCGGACGCTTTCGCATGACCATCGACGACGAGAAGAATCAGTTGACCCTGTTGCCGAAATAA
- a CDS encoding Uma2 family endonuclease, with protein sequence MLTSNPHPGLDQYIRLHDADWEDYERLTTLRAERAAPRLTYLDGELELMTPSIEHEGDKKRLGRLIETYADETGIELEGFGSWTLKSPDKRLGAEADECYVVGPLTQTPDVPDFAIEVVRTSGGLDKLAVYAGLGVPEVWIWRDGRLSVHRLDDTGYQEQERSRFLPGLDPRLIETCMTEPSQTQALRTLRAGLNHTTKRDASH encoded by the coding sequence GTGCTGACTTCAAACCCGCATCCCGGCCTCGATCAATACATCCGGCTGCACGATGCCGACTGGGAGGATTACGAGCGTCTGACGACCCTGCGTGCCGAGCGCGCCGCCCCTCGCCTAACCTATTTGGATGGAGAACTGGAACTGATGACCCCCTCCATCGAACACGAGGGCGACAAGAAGCGCCTGGGGCGTCTGATCGAGACCTATGCCGACGAAACCGGAATCGAACTGGAAGGCTTCGGCTCCTGGACGCTCAAGTCACCCGACAAGCGACTCGGTGCCGAGGCCGATGAATGCTATGTGGTCGGCCCCCTGACCCAGACCCCGGACGTGCCCGACTTCGCCATCGAAGTCGTCCGCACCTCGGGCGGACTCGACAAGCTCGCCGTCTATGCGGGTCTGGGCGTGCCCGAAGTTTGGATCTGGCGCGACGGACGACTCAGCGTTCACCGACTCGATGACACCGGCTATCAGGAACAGGAGCGCAGTCGTTTCCTGCCCGGACTCGACCCGCGCCTGATCGAGACCTGCATGACCGAGCCGAGCCAGACTCAGGCGCTGCGCACCCTGCGGGCCGGACTCAATCACACAACGAAGCGCGACGCTTCACACTAG
- the rimK gene encoding 30S ribosomal protein S6--L-glutamate ligase: MRIAILSRNASLYSTRRLVEAARARGHETKVIDVLRCYMNITSHAPSIHYKGDDLSDFDAVIPRIGASVTFYGTAVLRQFEMMGVYPLNESVAISRARDKLRSLQLLARKGIGLPITGFAHAPDDVQDLIKMVGGAPLVIKLLEGTQGIGVVLAETYQAAESVIEAFMGLKANILVQEYIKEANGADIRCFVIGDKVVATMKRQAKAGEFRSNLHRGGTASLIRITPEERSTAVRAARIIGLNVAGVDILRSNHGPVVMEVNSSPGLEGIETATGKDIAGLMIEFIEKNAAIGKTRTRGQG; this comes from the coding sequence ATGCGAATCGCCATCCTCTCGCGCAATGCCTCGCTCTACTCCACCCGCCGTCTGGTCGAGGCGGCGCGCGCGCGCGGGCACGAGACCAAGGTGATCGACGTGTTGCGCTGCTACATGAACATCACCTCGCACGCCCCCTCGATCCACTACAAGGGCGACGACCTCTCCGACTTCGATGCCGTCATCCCACGCATCGGCGCCTCCGTGACCTTCTACGGCACGGCGGTGCTGCGTCAGTTCGAGATGATGGGCGTCTACCCGCTCAACGAGTCGGTGGCCATCTCGCGTGCGCGCGACAAACTGCGTTCCCTCCAGCTGCTCGCGCGCAAGGGCATCGGACTGCCGATCACCGGCTTCGCCCATGCACCCGACGACGTGCAGGATCTGATCAAGATGGTCGGCGGCGCGCCCCTGGTCATCAAGCTCCTGGAAGGCACCCAGGGCATCGGCGTGGTGCTGGCCGAGACCTATCAGGCCGCCGAGAGCGTGATCGAGGCCTTCATGGGCCTCAAGGCCAATATCCTGGTCCAGGAATACATCAAGGAGGCCAACGGCGCCGACATCCGCTGCTTCGTCATCGGCGACAAGGTGGTGGCGACCATGAAGCGTCAGGCCAAGGCCGGCGAGTTCCGCTCCAACCTGCATCGCGGCGGTACGGCCTCGCTGATCCGCATCACGCCCGAGGAACGCTCGACCGCCGTGCGCGCGGCACGCATCATCGGGCTGAACGTCGCGGGCGTCGACATCCTGCGCTCAAATCACGGCCCGGTGGTCATGGAGGTCAATTCCTCGCCCGGACTCGAAGGCATCGAGACGGCCACCGGCAAGGACATCGCCGGACTCATGATCGAGTTCATCGAGAAGAACGCCGCCATCGGCAAGACGCGCACCCGTGGTCAGGGTTGA
- a CDS encoding succinylglutamate desuccinylase/aspartoacylase family protein: MNLARCRDPMMPELARAFGSPMILDAESRAGCLRAVAAARGIPLLLYEGGEALRFVADGARRQRQARRYAGAVITDPFRPADEAVVSPLDGIVIGRTNLPLVTEGEGLYHIARLGDPEATAEQILHYRHALDPEEDEQRIV; this comes from the coding sequence ATGAATCTCGCTCGATGCCGAGATCCGATGATGCCGGAGCTGGCGCGCGCCTTCGGCAGCCCGATGATCCTGGATGCCGAGTCGCGTGCCGGTTGCTTGCGCGCCGTGGCCGCCGCGCGCGGGATTCCGCTGCTGCTCTATGAGGGCGGCGAGGCGTTGCGTTTCGTCGCTGACGGCGCTCGGCGCCAGCGTCAAGCGCGGAGATACGCTGGCGCGGTCATCACCGACCCCTTCCGGCCGGCCGACGAAGCGGTCGTTTCACCGCTCGACGGCATCGTCATCGGACGCACCAATCTGCCGCTGGTCACCGAGGGCGAGGGGCTCTATCACATCGCCCGGCTCGGCGATCCGGAGGCGACCGCCGAACAGATCCTGCACTACCGCCATGCGCTCGACCCGGAAGAGGACGAACAGCGCATCGTCTGA